A single genomic interval of Macadamia integrifolia cultivar HAES 741 chromosome 6, SCU_Mint_v3, whole genome shotgun sequence harbors:
- the LOC122082644 gene encoding uncharacterized protein LOC122082644: MGGCASKPKDVNFSREPLPVDNSTSGEPTLKGVQGEAAAHENNNGGEGQKEEEPLVDLSEPNPEAPKSDKDAPESNTAITDLVSGIGEASDVNHEVAKETEDIVGSGAGNSTTEQTKDDDGPEVAAGPAGQIAIESHKSDDAGQEQLTTPETPDKKD; the protein is encoded by the exons ATGGGAGGCTGTGCTAGCAAACCCAAGGACGTGAATTTCAGTCGGGAGCCGCTGCCGGTTGATAATTCAACCAGCGGTGAACCCACTTTGAAGGGTGTCCAAGGCGAGGCAGCTGCACAT GAGAACAATAATGGAGGCGAGGGTCAAAAGGAGGAAGAACCATTGGTGGATCTTTCGGAGCCAAATCCAGAGGCCCCCAAATCAGATAAAGatgctcctgaatcgaatactGCTATCACAGACCTAGTTTCTGGAATTGGGGAGGCATCAGATGTGAACCATGAGGTTGCCAAGGAAACTGAGGACATTGTTGGGTCTGGGGCTGGTAACAGTACCACGGAGCAAACGAAGGATGATGATGGGCCAGAAGTGGCTGCAGGGCCTGCGGGGCAAATAGCTATTGAGTCACACAAATCAGATGATGCCGGCCAGGAGCAATTGACAACACCTGAAACCCCTGACAAGAAAGATTGA
- the LOC122082303 gene encoding uncharacterized protein LOC122082303, with translation MKDIKDLSFLVPVHIKSMADLLISKKFDIHSSTRAASNHILELTWEAPLRGVWKLNIDGCSIGNSGSSCTGGILHSATFQMGCYAIYEGIGTNFMAEFAAFFHGIHRASLKEITNLWIECDSQAVVSCIKRQNIPWCFLQIWWYYKGYLDSITWTISHCYQEINTIADKLAKHAAISRTSKIWNASPSFINYELDWDLQHRSRFRFM, from the coding sequence ATGAAAGACATTAAAGATTTATCCTTCCTTGTTCCTGTGCATATCAAGTCAATGGCTGATCTCCTCATTTCAAAGAAGTTTGATATTCATAGTTCTACAAGGGCAGCATCAAATCACATATTGGAATTAACTTGGGAGGCGCCTCTAAGGGGTGTCTGGAAACTGAATATAGATGGATGCTCTATAGGGAATTCAGGTAGCTCATGCACAGGTGGTATTCTACACAGTGCAACTTTTCAGATGGGTTGTTATGCGATCTATGAGGGAATTGGAACTAACTTCATGGCTGAATTTGCTGCTTTCTTCCATGGAATACACCGAGCATCTTTGAAGGAAATCACGAATTTgtggatagaatgtgattctCAGGCTGTTGTTTCTTGCATTAAAAGACAGAACATTCCATGGTGCTTTTTACAAATATGGTGGTACTACAAAGGTTACTTGGACAGCATAACTTGGACTATATCTCATTGCTATCAGGAAATAAATACTATAGCGGACAAGCTAGCCAAGCATGCTGCTATTTCTCGTACTTCTAAGATTTGGAATGCTTCCCCGTCTTTTATAAATTATGAGCTTGATTGGGACCTTCAACATAGGTCTAGATTTCGTTTTATGTAA